tattattggacttagaaattctggttaaggttttgaatgtaagcacacataggttaatatctcagcaactacttgatatattgcattgagactttatgcAATAATgatcaaccacccaacctacttgaataaccaagttagataactttattttgcaaataatggccctttattattggacttaaaattctggttaaaagtttgcatgtaaccacatttatgttaatatctcagcaaatacaacatgtattgcattgaaactttataaaaGGTTTCCCAgccattcaaccttcttaatatatcaagttagataactctatcttgcatataatataaatctTGCCCCTTTAGtattggacttagaaattctgatcaaggttttgcatgtacgCACATATAGGTTAATACCTCACcaactactttatttattatgcccccctttgaagaagaggtgtatattgctttgcacatgtcggtcggtcagGAAGTCGGTCGGTTGGttagtagaccaaagcttgtctgagtgataacaattccttgacgtatggttatcaaacttgacatgaagatagGGATCGGGtacaaggtcatggtgaccttgaacgcaaaaagcttgtgtgataacttgacactgcctgcacccatggccctgaACCTTGACTTGGATGTCCATGCATACTTGAtttaattgtccaaataatttttacaacatggcgctcaggggggggggggggggggcataatgtttgacaaacatctcttgtttaattgAGACTTAAAACAGTAATCCATGCATGTTTGGCCAAATCTTTTCAATccttgttgtgtttattttcttaattaccaagtatattttagtaacaatgatttgaaatgtatttaagGTGGTTAAAATAGTGCTTCAAAAAATcttaatcgttttttttttgttttttttccagctCAAACCTGTTGAAAActtgataaaaaagaaattgcaGAATGCCTTCCAGGTACATGTGAACATTTTGTAGCATACATTACAAACACATATTGTAGCGTACATAACAAACACATATTGTAGCGTACATAACAAACACATATTGTAGCGTACATAACAAACACATATTGAAGCGTACATAACAAACACATATTGTAGAGTACAATACTAACACATATTGTAGAGTACAATACTAACACATAGTGTAGAGTGCAATACTAACACATAGTGTAGAGTACAATACTAACACATAGTGTAGAGTGCAATACTAACACATAGTGTAGCGTGCAATACTAACACATAGTGTAGCGTGCAATACTAACACATATTGTAGCGTACAATACCAACACATATTGTAGCGTGCAATACTAACACATATTGTAGCGTACAATACCAACACATATTGTAGCGTGCAATACTAACACATATTGTAGCGTACAATACTAACACATATTGTAGCGTGCAATACTAACACATATTGTAGCGTACAATACTAACACATATTGTAGCGTGCAATACTAACACATATTGTAGCGTACAATAGTAACACATATTGTAGCGTGCAATAATAACACATATTGTAGCGTACAATAGTAACACATATTGTAGCGTGCAATACTAACACATATTGTAGCGTACAATTCTAACACATAGTGTAGCGTGCAATACTAACACATATTGTAGCGTACAATTCTAACACATAGTGTTTCGTGCAATACTAACACCGTACAATACTAACACATAGTGTAGCGTACAATACTAACACATAGTGTAGCGTACAATACTAACACATAGTGTAGCGTACAATACTAACACATAGTGTAGCGTACAATACTAACACATAGTGTAGAGTACAATACTAACACATAGTGTAGCGTACAATACTAACACATAGTGTAGAGTACAATACTAACACATAGTGTAGCGTACAATACTAACACATAGTGTAGAGTACAATACTAACACATAGTGTAGCGTACAATACTAACACATAGTGTAGAGTACAATACTAACACATAGTGTAGCGTACAATACTAACACAAAGTGTTGAGTACAATACTAACACATAGAGTAGCGTACAATACTAACACATAGTGTTGAGTACAATACTAACACATAGTGTAGCGTACAATACTAACACATAGTGTTGAGTACAATACTAACACATAGTGTAGCGTACAATACTAACACATAGTGTAGAGTACAATACTAACACATAGTGTAGAGTACAATACTAACACATAGTGTAGCGTACAATACTAACACATATTGTAGAGTACAATACTAACACATAGTGTAGAGTACAATACTAACACATATTGTAGCGTACATAACAAACACATAGTGTAGAGTACAATACTAACACATATTGTAGCGTACATAACAAACACATATTGTAGAGTACAATACTAACACATATTGTAGTGCATATTACCAATACATTTTGTACTTTACATAACTAGCTCATAGAAGTTTAACGgcttgtgtttgtttattttaaaaagaaaaaatgttatgcttaaaaaaaaagaagaagaaagataTTGAAGTATCAATCCTAGCGGTCCTTGATTCTAATGAATAGCCCTTGATTCTGTTAAGCAGTCCTTGATTTTGACAAGCAGTCCTTGATTTTGACAGGCAGCCCTTGATTCTGACAAAGCACCCTTGATTCTGACAAACAGCCCTTGATTTTGACAAAGCACCCTTGATTCTGACAAAGCACCCTTGATTCTGACAGatgttgttttatcaatatGATGAATGTAATTCTTACTGGCCtatatgtatttacatttgtaccttatgtaattcattttaaaattgactATTGTTTTTCAGCCTTCAGTTTTACAAGTGATGAATGAAAGTTACATGCACAGTGTTCCCAAAGGTTTGTAAGAAAAGAGCATTCTACCCCATAAATGTTTACAAAGGAATGTAATTTGTAATTGacttttgattattttcatttgcctacggggctgggacacaattttaacgacatcatttctgaaatgacattAAGTTGGCATACTATTTGGGGcacttttaaaactacaattagctgtcattttatatcctttttagaCAAATggtaaacagaaaaaaagagtttttttttcagtttatggttgcaatatatttcaccttttgaacatcaaaagtaaatattttactcaTGGCTACACCACTCATAAATGAAGTTTTGGTGCTCActaagtgaaatatattatgatcttacactgaaacaagcaATTATCAACTATATTTTGCACATGTATTTTTCACAGTTGTTGGCACAGGCGCAGCCTAAACATTTTGCACTAAAAATTGACTTAGAAGTTATGAAAGTTCGAATACATTTGTACATCAAAAGGGCTTGGTTCACGAACGTACATGAGAGGCATCGGATTTCactatattgtatttttacaaaGAATAATCATCATTTGTCCTTgctttatcaatttatttaaaaactattgtgtttttgcgttaaagggactgtactccgtataattaaaaaaaaattgtcgaaaactgacataaacttggtatcgctgtgtacaatgcattggaatttactaactaaagtaccacatagtttacaattaatttatttttcgcagtttttttcgtatttttccattaaaaaatattactaggtatgtctacctagtagaattcattccttatgtgtgattggctagatgatgttatcacgtgatatgacAATGTTAGGTATAAAGCTTAAATATCCCAACTGTATgtgtaagccttcgtagcacagtggatacagcactggactgcaattttggggACACCAGTTGGAACCCAGTTTCcgactggattttttttttacattttgttatgttttttttacgattatgatttcaaagagtaaaacattttattaaataattgtcctgagatttgttacagaaaagaacttttttttgtgccaatctggtgtacagtccctttaataactTTTGCCGAAGGAAACCAATGTTTCACCAAAATGGTCGTTTTCCTGCCGATTTCACTTGCATATCATTTTCATTGCCCAGAATACTGGTGCATACTGTAAAACTAGAAATTTCAGTGTATTTGCAATACTGTAATTTTAAGTCTTATTAttctacatgtatacatatattgtcataaaatcTGTCATATTTGATAAGTCCTCAATATCTTTTTCAGGATCAGAAACCCACTTCAAAGTTGTCATAGTCGCGGATAAATTTGACAGTTTGCCTCTTATCAAGGTTTGCATAGTTTAAGTATATTCTTCAAGAAAGTGACATATGaaagattttctttaaaaaaatattgcacataAGTAAGTAAACGGACAGAACATTTTGTCAGGTGGCAATTGCTGAACTGGAAACAAACATTCCTTTTTGTTATGCCTAAGCAACGTATAAGTTGTGTGCACCACATGTCATTTATCAtcttaataatttgttttcagcGACATCGCCTTGTCAATGAAACATTGAAGGAAGAGTTAGACACGGGAGTGCATGCCTTATCCATTGTTGTAAGTTTTACCCTCAGTACATCTAGTGTGGTGGCATTGCTTAATGCAAGTCTAATGAAATTTTACACTTTATTCagctgtttttatttgtttgctgGCAGTTGCCTAGAATTAAGATCAGATGTTTAGTTTTGAAATGTGGTATCTCTAAGCTCATTTAACCTCTATTGAGCTTTTAGGATCATTGGATGTCTGTTGCTGACAATTGATTTGTT
Above is a genomic segment from Mya arenaria isolate MELC-2E11 chromosome 2, ASM2691426v1 containing:
- the LOC128202769 gene encoding DNA-binding transcriptional regulator BolA-like produces the protein MRLAYSRLISAVRYHQYTQARFMAEQVELKPVENLIKKKLQNAFQPSVLQVMNESYMHSVPKGSETHFKVVIVADKFDSLPLIKRHRLVNETLKEELDTGVHALSIVAKTPAQWEDTGGKVSRSPPCQGGAGL